Proteins found in one Microcella daejeonensis genomic segment:
- a CDS encoding LysR family transcriptional regulator: protein MDVLAAARAFVSVSARGGFTDGAAALRIPQSVASRRIAALERQVGSPLFDRSRRGAALTPAGEGLLPVARRLVELGDEFLLVAEQGRRRTVRIAVPRTSIPALARIAAAGLQHDLTLECVEGDVPQRGRMLGDRVVAVAVLPARGG from the coding sequence ATGGATGTTCTCGCCGCCGCCCGTGCCTTCGTCAGCGTGAGCGCCCGGGGCGGCTTCACCGACGGCGCCGCCGCCCTGCGCATCCCGCAGTCGGTCGCCAGCCGCCGCATTGCGGCTCTCGAGAGGCAGGTCGGATCACCGCTGTTCGACCGTTCGCGGCGCGGGGCCGCCCTGACGCCCGCGGGGGAGGGGCTTCTGCCGGTGGCGCGGCGCCTCGTCGAGCTCGGGGATGAGTTCCTGCTCGTCGCCGAGCAGGGACGGCGACGCACGGTGCGCATCGCCGTGCCCCGCACATCGATCCCTGCCCTCGCCCGCATCGCAGCGGCCGGGCTCCAGCACGATCTGACTCTCGAGTGCGTCGAGGGCGACGTGCCGCAGCGCGGGCGGATGCTCGGCGACCGCGTCGTCGCCGTTGCCGTGCTGCCCGCCCGGGGCGGGTAG
- a CDS encoding serine hydrolase codes for MSRRAAAAARDLLDGAGLTASFLARDLDSGLEIAHEPDRPLPAASLAKVPLAAAVLDAIERGVITAGHPVVVPPGLIDSAGPTGLTRFRHPATIAAEDLVSLAVTISDSAAADALQELIGAEAAPALLARWGVEGWELRSSQAELARTPLERVEPADATLVQVAAIAAASRGGGHPIAQLDGGRASTVTARGGVDLLAALWRSPWASTATAARLRAMLGASVIRQRMAPDLESEDARWSSKTGTVLTLRHEMGVVEHRSGARVALAMLTRSSVPMTVQPAADATMGAAARLLIDAVRDLDLGG; via the coding sequence GTGAGCCGCCGAGCCGCGGCTGCGGCGCGCGACCTCCTCGATGGTGCGGGCCTCACCGCGTCGTTCCTCGCCCGCGACCTCGATTCCGGCCTCGAGATCGCGCACGAGCCCGATCGCCCGTTGCCGGCCGCCTCGCTCGCCAAGGTGCCGTTGGCGGCGGCGGTGCTCGACGCGATCGAGCGAGGCGTCATCACCGCCGGGCATCCGGTCGTCGTACCGCCAGGCCTCATCGATTCGGCCGGGCCGACGGGCCTCACGCGTTTCCGCCACCCGGCTACGATCGCGGCGGAGGATCTCGTCTCCCTCGCCGTGACCATCAGCGACAGCGCGGCGGCGGATGCCCTGCAGGAGCTCATCGGAGCCGAGGCTGCGCCCGCGCTCCTCGCGCGGTGGGGCGTCGAGGGGTGGGAGCTCCGCTCCTCGCAGGCGGAGCTCGCGCGGACCCCGCTCGAGCGCGTCGAGCCGGCGGACGCGACGCTCGTGCAGGTCGCGGCGATCGCGGCGGCGTCGCGCGGGGGCGGCCACCCCATCGCGCAGCTCGACGGCGGGCGGGCGTCCACCGTCACCGCGCGCGGGGGCGTCGATCTGCTCGCCGCCCTCTGGCGATCGCCCTGGGCGTCGACCGCGACGGCTGCACGGCTGCGGGCGATGCTCGGCGCCTCGGTCATTCGACAGCGCATGGCCCCCGACCTCGAGTCGGAGGACGCGCGATGGTCGTCGAAGACGGGCACCGTGCTGACGCTGCGGCACGAGATGGGCGTGGTCGAGCACCGATCGGGAGCGCGGGTCGCGCTCGCCATGCTGACTCGGTCGTCGGTGCCTATGACGGTGCAGCCCGCCGCGGACGCGACGATGGGTGCGGCGGCCCGGTTGCTGATCGACGCGGTGCGCGATCTCGATCTCGGAGGATGA
- the ppk2 gene encoding polyphosphate kinase 2, whose translation MSKKSSTHGPGKRVPKKVYEAELTRLQIELVEMQQWVIATGARVLVIFEGRDAAGKGGAIKRVMQYLNPRHARVVALPQPTEREKGQWYFQRYVERLPTAGEIVLMDRSWYNRAGVERVMGYSTDEEYRRFLHQVPVVERMLVEDGITVLKYWYSVSDDVQQARFASRLNDPMRRWKLSPTDLESILRWEDYSRAKDAMFAATDIPEAPWWTIESDDKRASRLNTISHLLSQLDYHRTELDEVVIPDRPEATDYERPPREQHQYVPDVARELRKSAKKRSGA comes from the coding sequence ATGTCGAAGAAGTCGAGCACGCACGGACCCGGGAAACGGGTTCCCAAGAAGGTGTACGAGGCCGAGCTGACGCGCCTGCAGATCGAGCTCGTCGAGATGCAGCAGTGGGTCATCGCCACCGGCGCCCGGGTGCTGGTGATCTTCGAGGGGCGCGATGCCGCCGGCAAGGGCGGCGCCATCAAGCGCGTCATGCAGTACCTCAACCCGCGGCACGCCCGCGTCGTCGCCCTGCCCCAGCCCACGGAGCGCGAGAAGGGCCAGTGGTACTTCCAGCGCTACGTCGAGCGGCTGCCGACCGCGGGCGAGATCGTGCTCATGGACCGCTCCTGGTACAACCGCGCCGGCGTGGAACGGGTCATGGGCTACTCGACCGATGAGGAGTACCGCCGCTTCCTTCACCAGGTGCCCGTCGTCGAGCGGATGCTCGTCGAGGACGGCATCACGGTGCTGAAGTACTGGTACTCGGTCTCCGACGACGTGCAGCAGGCCCGCTTCGCCTCGCGGCTGAACGACCCGATGCGCCGCTGGAAGCTCTCGCCGACCGACCTCGAGTCGATCCTGCGCTGGGAGGACTACTCGCGCGCGAAGGACGCCATGTTCGCCGCGACCGACATTCCCGAGGCGCCGTGGTGGACGATCGAGAGCGACGATAAGCGGGCATCCCGCCTCAACACGATCAGCCACCTGCTCAGCCAGCTCGACTACCACCGCACCGAGCTCGACGAGGTGGTCATTCCCGACCGCCCCGAGGCGACCGACTACGAGCGGCCGCCGCGCGAGCAGCACCAGTACGTGCCCGACGTCGCGCGCGAGCTGCGGAAGAGCGCCAAGAAGCGCAGCGGGGCGTAG
- a CDS encoding heavy metal translocating P-type ATPase has product MSQHTQHLDAPTHEHAQHDPHAGHGGGHSGHGGHGGHGGHGDHVAQFRRLFWWNLVLAAPVVGFSMMFSMLLGYELPGIPGVEWISPVLGTVIFVWGGRPFLTGAVGELKARQPGMMLLIALAITTAFISSMGASLGLLSHELDFWWELALLVVIMLLGHWIEMRSLAQTTSALDSLAALLPDEAERVTADGTETVSPDDLQLDDVVIVRPGARVPADGRITQGSAEFDESMITGESRTVRRGEGDQVVAGTVATDSGVRIAVTAVGDDTALAGIRQLVETAQNSSSRAQRLADTAAKWLFWFALGAAVITAAAWLLLGSPGDAVVRTITVLVIACPHALGLAIPLVVSIATERAARAGVLVKDRLALESMRTVDTVLFDKTGTLTKGAPSVTHVETAEGVTDEELLAIAAAAEGDSEHPLARAIVAAAKDRELSIPTATGFTSSPATGVSAEVDGRTIAVGGPRLLDDHGVAELAVAEQWREQGAIILHVLIDGRVAGALALADEIRPESRQAVDALQQRGVTVVMITGDAEAVAQTVAADLGIDRVFAGVRPEDKAARVESLQKEGRKVAMVGDGVNDAPALAQADVGIAIGAGTDVAIGSAGVILAGDDPRSVLSVIELSRASYRKMKQNLWWAAGYNLLSVPLAAGILAPIGFILPMSVGAVLMSLSTIVVALNAQLLRRLDLRPAEQPQVEASKG; this is encoded by the coding sequence ATGAGCCAGCACACTCAGCATCTCGATGCCCCCACTCACGAGCACGCGCAGCACGATCCGCACGCCGGTCACGGCGGCGGTCACTCCGGCCACGGAGGCCACGGAGGCCACGGCGGTCACGGCGACCACGTCGCCCAGTTCCGACGACTCTTCTGGTGGAACCTCGTACTCGCCGCGCCGGTCGTCGGCTTCAGCATGATGTTCTCGATGCTGCTGGGCTATGAGCTGCCGGGCATCCCGGGGGTCGAGTGGATCTCGCCGGTGCTCGGCACGGTCATCTTCGTCTGGGGCGGGCGCCCGTTCCTGACCGGCGCCGTCGGCGAGCTGAAGGCCCGGCAGCCCGGCATGATGCTGCTCATCGCGCTCGCGATCACGACCGCCTTCATCTCGAGCATGGGCGCGAGCCTCGGCCTTCTCTCGCACGAGCTGGACTTCTGGTGGGAGCTCGCGCTGCTGGTCGTGATCATGCTGCTCGGCCACTGGATCGAGATGCGATCGCTCGCGCAGACCACGAGCGCGCTCGACTCGCTCGCGGCCCTGCTGCCCGACGAGGCCGAGCGGGTCACCGCCGACGGCACCGAGACCGTCTCGCCCGACGACCTGCAGCTCGACGACGTCGTCATCGTGCGCCCCGGCGCCCGCGTGCCCGCCGACGGCCGCATCACGCAGGGCTCGGCCGAGTTCGACGAGTCGATGATCACGGGCGAATCCCGCACCGTGCGCCGCGGCGAGGGCGACCAGGTCGTCGCCGGAACCGTCGCCACCGACTCCGGCGTGCGCATCGCCGTCACCGCGGTCGGCGACGACACCGCACTCGCGGGCATCCGCCAGCTCGTCGAGACGGCCCAGAACTCCAGCTCGCGCGCCCAGCGCCTCGCCGACACCGCCGCGAAGTGGCTGTTCTGGTTCGCCCTCGGCGCCGCCGTCATCACCGCGGCCGCCTGGCTGCTGCTCGGCAGCCCCGGCGACGCCGTCGTGCGCACCATCACCGTTCTCGTCATCGCCTGCCCGCACGCCCTCGGCCTCGCCATCCCGCTCGTGGTCTCCATCGCCACCGAGCGCGCCGCCCGCGCCGGCGTGCTCGTGAAGGACCGCCTCGCGCTCGAGAGCATGCGCACCGTCGACACCGTGCTGTTCGACAAGACCGGCACGCTCACGAAGGGCGCTCCGTCCGTCACGCACGTCGAGACGGCCGAGGGCGTCACCGACGAGGAGCTGCTGGCGATCGCCGCCGCGGCGGAGGGCGACAGCGAGCACCCGCTCGCCCGCGCGATCGTGGCGGCTGCGAAGGACCGCGAGCTGAGCATCCCGACCGCGACCGGCTTCACCTCGAGCCCGGCCACCGGCGTCAGCGCCGAGGTCGACGGCCGCACGATCGCCGTCGGCGGCCCGCGCCTGCTCGACGACCACGGCGTCGCCGAGCTGGCCGTCGCCGAGCAGTGGCGCGAGCAGGGCGCCATCATCCTGCACGTGCTGATCGACGGCCGCGTGGCCGGGGCGCTCGCGCTCGCCGATGAGATCCGCCCCGAATCGCGGCAGGCGGTGGATGCCCTGCAGCAGCGCGGCGTCACCGTGGTCATGATCACCGGCGACGCGGAGGCCGTGGCGCAGACCGTCGCCGCCGACCTCGGCATCGACCGGGTGTTCGCCGGGGTGCGCCCCGAGGACAAGGCGGCCCGCGTGGAGTCCCTGCAGAAGGAGGGCCGCAAGGTCGCGATGGTGGGCGACGGCGTCAACGACGCCCCCGCGCTCGCGCAGGCCGACGTCGGCATCGCGATCGGCGCCGGAACGGACGTCGCGATCGGCTCCGCCGGCGTGATCCTCGCTGGCGACGACCCCCGCTCGGTGCTCTCGGTGATCGAGCTGTCGCGGGCGAGCTACCGCAAGATGAAGCAGAACCTGTGGTGGGCGGCGGGCTACAACCTGCTCTCCGTGCCGCTCGCGGCGGGCATCCTGGCCCCCATCGGCTTCATCCTGCCGATGTCGGTCGGTGCGGTGCTCATGTCGCTGTCGACCATCGTGGTCGCGCTCAACGCGCAGCTGCTGCGCCGGCTCGACCTGCGGCCCGCCGAGCAGCCGCAGGTCGAGGCGTCGAAGGGCTAG
- a CDS encoding SGNH/GDSL hydrolase family protein, whose product MALPSPRTPWLRRRLRQWDARAALPGDLVYAALGDSAAQGIGARSLETSYVGRLAERLERHSGRSVRVVNLSRYGARVDDCVDRQLPAALALDRVDVMTVAIGANDMRAADHEGFLARFDALLAMLPAHAIVADLPCFHFGEREFDAWRTSQVMADRVRAAGLAFAPLHRVTELRRGWGSFPEFTWDQFHPSDLGYRVWESAFAGAVTRRARQLRAS is encoded by the coding sequence ATGGCCCTTCCTTCGCCGCGCACCCCCTGGCTGCGGCGGCGGCTGCGGCAGTGGGATGCTCGCGCAGCGCTGCCCGGAGACCTCGTGTACGCCGCCCTCGGCGACTCCGCCGCGCAGGGCATCGGCGCGCGCAGCCTCGAGACGAGCTACGTCGGCCGGCTGGCGGAGCGGCTCGAGCGCCACTCCGGCCGCAGCGTGCGCGTGGTGAACCTCTCGCGCTACGGCGCCCGGGTCGACGATTGCGTCGACCGGCAGCTGCCCGCCGCCCTGGCGCTCGACCGCGTCGACGTCATGACCGTCGCCATCGGCGCGAACGACATGCGCGCCGCCGACCACGAGGGCTTCCTCGCGCGCTTCGACGCGCTGCTGGCGATGCTGCCCGCGCACGCGATCGTCGCCGACCTGCCGTGCTTCCACTTCGGCGAGCGCGAGTTCGACGCCTGGCGCACCTCGCAGGTCATGGCCGATCGGGTGCGCGCCGCCGGGCTCGCCTTCGCGCCCCTGCACCGGGTGACCGAGCTGCGGCGCGGCTGGGGCTCGTTCCCGGAGTTCACGTGGGATCAGTTCCACCCGAGCGATCTGGGTTACCGGGTGTGGGAGTCGGCCTTCGCCGGGGCGGTCACGCGGCGCGCGCGGCAGCTGCGGGCATCCTGA
- a CDS encoding DUF2461 domain-containing protein: MSDSPVLVPFTHEATTYLTGIAADNSKAYVEEHREVYDRAIRRPMEALLAEAERRYGPGKIMRQNRDVRFSADKSPYRVDASMMAGEVGTVYVNLDAERIEVGGGLYGPSKDQLERARGLIVDDAAAAEELESIVSALESQGFELAGPSLKTAPRGIDPAHPAIRLLRLQHYAALRRLPVEAPPSEVLAVWSATEPLIEWVATRVGPATTSRGH, translated from the coding sequence ATGTCCGACAGTCCCGTCCTCGTCCCCTTCACGCACGAGGCGACGACGTATCTCACCGGTATCGCCGCTGACAACAGCAAGGCCTACGTCGAGGAGCATCGCGAGGTCTACGACCGCGCGATCCGCCGGCCCATGGAGGCCCTGCTGGCTGAGGCCGAGCGTCGCTACGGCCCCGGCAAGATCATGCGCCAGAACCGGGACGTGCGATTCAGCGCCGACAAGAGCCCGTACCGCGTCGATGCCAGCATGATGGCGGGCGAGGTCGGCACCGTCTACGTCAACCTCGACGCCGAGCGCATCGAAGTCGGCGGCGGGCTCTACGGGCCCTCCAAGGACCAGCTCGAGCGCGCCCGCGGCCTCATCGTCGATGACGCGGCCGCGGCCGAGGAGCTCGAGTCGATCGTGAGCGCGCTCGAATCCCAGGGCTTCGAGCTGGCCGGGCCCTCGCTCAAGACCGCGCCGCGCGGCATCGACCCGGCGCATCCGGCGATCCGACTGCTGAGGCTGCAGCACTACGCGGCGCTGCGGCGCCTGCCGGTGGAGGCGCCGCCCAGCGAGGTGCTCGCGGTCTGGAGCGCGACCGAGCCGCTCATCGAATGGGTGGCCACGCGCGTCGGCCCGGCGACCACGAGCCGAGGGCACTGA
- a CDS encoding isopenicillin N synthase family dioxygenase, which translates to MASLPIIDLSLLDGSPADQQRFRDELRAATHDVGFFYLVGHGVPDDLWARMFDTARDFFALPEQQKLAIENVNSPHFRGYTRTGGERTLGKVDWREQIDIGAERPAVPAGEGVEDFWILDGPNLWPEQLPQLRVDAEEWMALLTDVSTRLLRAWAESLGARPDVFDEAFAANPSPNMKIVRYPGIDAEEPAQGVGAHKDLGVLTLLAVEQGKAGLQVEKDGDWIDAPPIDKAFVVNIGELLEIATDGYLKATNHRVISPKAGTERISIPYFHGPALDAVIPTIELPAELAAEAPGVERDPNNPLHPVFGRNWLKSRLRAHPNVVEAQHPHLLVKN; encoded by the coding sequence GTGGCCTCCCTCCCCATCATCGATCTCTCCCTGCTCGACGGCTCCCCCGCCGATCAGCAGCGCTTCCGCGACGAGCTGCGCGCCGCGACCCACGACGTGGGGTTCTTCTACCTCGTGGGCCACGGCGTGCCCGACGACCTGTGGGCGCGCATGTTCGACACCGCTCGGGATTTCTTCGCCCTGCCCGAGCAGCAGAAGCTCGCGATCGAGAACGTCAACAGCCCGCACTTCCGCGGCTACACCCGTACGGGCGGCGAGCGCACCCTCGGCAAGGTCGACTGGCGCGAGCAGATCGACATCGGCGCCGAGCGGCCGGCCGTGCCCGCCGGTGAGGGCGTCGAGGACTTCTGGATCCTCGACGGCCCGAACCTGTGGCCCGAGCAGCTTCCGCAGCTGCGCGTCGACGCGGAGGAGTGGATGGCGCTGCTCACCGACGTGAGCACGCGCCTGCTGCGCGCCTGGGCGGAGTCGCTCGGTGCACGCCCCGACGTCTTCGACGAGGCATTCGCCGCGAACCCCTCGCCCAACATGAAGATCGTGCGCTACCCGGGCATCGACGCCGAGGAGCCCGCGCAGGGCGTCGGCGCCCACAAGGATCTCGGCGTGCTGACCCTGCTCGCCGTCGAGCAGGGCAAGGCGGGTCTGCAGGTCGAGAAGGACGGCGACTGGATCGACGCCCCGCCGATCGACAAGGCCTTCGTCGTCAACATCGGCGAGCTGCTCGAGATCGCCACCGACGGCTACCTCAAGGCGACCAACCACCGGGTCATCTCGCCGAAGGCCGGCACCGAGCGCATCTCCATCCCCTACTTCCACGGGCCCGCGCTCGACGCCGTCATCCCGACCATCGAGCTGCCCGCCGAGCTCGCCGCCGAGGCGCCGGGCGTCGAGCGCGACCCGAACAACCCGCTGCACCCCGTGTTCGGCCGCAACTGGCTGAAGAGCCGGCTGCGCGCGCACCCGAACGTGGTCGAGGCGCAGCACCCGCACCTGCTGGTGAAGAACTAG
- the bla gene encoding class A beta-lactamase codes for MTRTPPRLVATALGSIVAIAALAGCTAAAEPPASISTATAAPDTDAASDLDGALAALETEYDARLGLAAIDTRTGEVLEYRAGERFAFASTYKALAAAAVLDRTTDTELDAVVPVEQSDLVTYSPITETRVGAGMTLRELADAAVRFSDNTAGNLLFDALGGPAGFDAALEEVGDDTTVASREETALNDWQPGSEDDTTTPLAFARALEAYAVGDALDDGDRQQLLEWLVGNTTGDALIRAGAPEGWTVGDKTGSAAWGTRNDIAVVWPPDDEPYVLAVLSSRDDAGADAEYDDALIADAARVAIAELERVRGE; via the coding sequence ATGACCCGCACGCCACCCCGACTCGTCGCCACCGCCCTCGGCTCGATCGTCGCGATCGCGGCCCTCGCCGGATGCACGGCCGCGGCGGAGCCGCCCGCGAGCATCTCGACCGCGACCGCCGCCCCCGACACCGACGCCGCCTCCGACCTCGACGGGGCGCTCGCCGCCCTCGAGACCGAGTACGACGCGCGGCTCGGCCTCGCCGCGATCGACACCCGCACGGGCGAGGTGCTCGAGTACCGCGCCGGCGAGCGCTTCGCCTTCGCCTCGACCTACAAGGCGCTCGCCGCCGCCGCCGTGCTCGACCGCACGACCGACACCGAGCTCGACGCGGTCGTGCCCGTCGAGCAGAGCGACCTCGTCACCTACTCGCCGATCACCGAGACGCGGGTCGGCGCGGGGATGACGCTGCGCGAGCTCGCCGACGCGGCCGTGCGCTTCAGCGACAACACGGCGGGCAACCTGCTGTTCGACGCGCTCGGCGGCCCGGCCGGCTTCGATGCGGCGCTCGAGGAGGTCGGCGACGACACGACCGTCGCCTCGCGCGAGGAGACGGCGCTCAACGACTGGCAGCCCGGGTCGGAGGACGACACCACGACCCCGCTCGCCTTCGCCCGCGCTCTCGAGGCGTACGCCGTGGGCGACGCACTGGATGACGGCGACCGGCAGCAGCTGCTCGAGTGGCTGGTCGGCAACACCACCGGGGATGCTCTCATCCGGGCCGGAGCTCCGGAGGGCTGGACGGTCGGCGACAAGACCGGCTCCGCCGCCTGGGGCACGCGCAACGACATCGCGGTGGTCTGGCCGCCCGACGACGAGCCCTACGTGCTCGCCGTGCTCTCGAGCCGCGACGACGCCGGGGCCGATGCCGAGTACGACGACGCCCTCATCGCCGATGCCGCGCGCGTCGCGATCGCGGAGCTGGAGCGCGTGCGGGGCGAGTGA
- a CDS encoding TetR/AcrR family transcriptional regulator, whose amino-acid sequence MTAPENVDPRVARTRHDVPAVALRLLLDEGWEAVTPARVAAEAGYSRATVYAHWPDRTDLIRDAFAQYGGMPHHRPDGDAEADLRGELASFCRAMVEHRLDRALATLAERAQTNPEITPIRDRFVADGERPMRQTLPALGRGPAAEAALLMLCGMVTHAVLMHGAAPVDEVLDAAVRIVVDGLRDA is encoded by the coding sequence ATGACCGCACCGGAGAACGTCGACCCCCGGGTCGCCCGAACACGGCACGACGTGCCAGCCGTCGCACTGCGCCTGCTGCTCGACGAGGGGTGGGAGGCCGTGACTCCCGCCCGCGTGGCCGCCGAGGCGGGCTATTCCCGGGCGACGGTCTACGCGCACTGGCCCGACCGCACCGATCTCATCCGCGATGCCTTCGCGCAGTACGGCGGGATGCCCCACCACCGCCCGGACGGCGATGCCGAAGCCGATCTGCGCGGCGAGCTGGCCAGCTTCTGCCGCGCGATGGTCGAGCACCGGCTGGACCGCGCGCTCGCGACGCTCGCCGAGCGGGCCCAGACCAACCCGGAGATCACTCCGATCCGCGATCGCTTCGTGGCTGACGGCGAGCGTCCGATGCGGCAGACCCTCCCCGCGCTCGGTCGAGGACCAGCGGCGGAGGCCGCGCTGCTGATGCTGTGCGGGATGGTCACGCACGCCGTGCTGATGCACGGCGCCGCCCCCGTGGACGAGGTGCTCGACGCGGCCGTCCGCATCGTCGTCGACGGGCTCCGCGACGCATGA
- a CDS encoding YdeI/OmpD-associated family protein has protein sequence MIGSDRFPHVEVASAAELRAWLERHHAQEEAVWLVTFKKAVPAKYLSTAEVLDELVAFGWIDGIRRAVDDERTMQLISPRRTQPWAKTYTDRAERLIAEGRMAPAGLASVEAARRSGAWEAMADVDALVVPDDLRRALDAAPPALTVYEAFPPSVRRNILRWIASAKTPPTREKRIALTTAEARAGRRVKSNG, from the coding sequence ATGATCGGATCGGATCGCTTCCCCCACGTCGAGGTCGCCTCCGCCGCGGAGCTGCGGGCCTGGCTCGAAAGGCACCACGCGCAGGAGGAGGCGGTCTGGCTCGTCACCTTCAAGAAGGCGGTCCCCGCGAAGTACCTCTCGACCGCGGAGGTGCTCGACGAGCTCGTCGCCTTCGGCTGGATCGACGGCATCCGGCGGGCGGTGGACGACGAGCGCACGATGCAGCTCATCAGTCCCCGGCGCACCCAGCCGTGGGCGAAGACGTACACCGATCGCGCTGAGCGGCTCATCGCCGAGGGGCGCATGGCGCCGGCGGGGCTGGCGAGCGTCGAGGCCGCGCGCCGCTCCGGCGCGTGGGAGGCGATGGCCGACGTCGACGCCCTCGTCGTCCCCGACGACCTGCGCCGGGCGCTCGACGCGGCCCCTCCGGCGCTCACCGTCTACGAGGCCTTCCCACCCTCGGTGCGGCGCAACATCCTGCGCTGGATCGCGAGCGCCAAGACCCCGCCGACGCGCGAGAAGCGCATCGCGCTGACGACCGCCGAGGCGAGGGCCGGGCGGCGCGTGAAGAGCAACGGCTGA